GAATGGAATTTTGTCGGAAATGCTCTTGCTGTACACACGTTCAAAAATACACCATTTGTAGTAGACTATAAAGTAGATTATGAAGAAACAAACGGATCAGCATATCTTCCATCCAACAGTCTAAATGATGTTAACATCATGACAGAGTTCAATTTTGATTCAGGTACTGTAAAAATTGACAGTTTTGATGTATTCAAACAAGTAAGTGGATTCGGTAAGGTTCAACCTGTTGTCAACTTGCAAGGAATTGTAGGGATTGACAAAAGCATCCTATACAGAGCTGCAGATTCTGAATTTAATGTAGGAACAGGCCCATATGGATTAGAACATCAATTCTCAGAATTTGGAATGTCAATATATCTAGAACAAGGAGATATCCCAATCAGAAAGATGATCTACAGGGAATGTGACATTACAAACTACTCAATAGATACTCTAAATGATAAAGACTACAGTTACAACAGAGCCTCTGTTTTTGTACTTGTAGATAATTTTGAGATCACTTGTGCTGGAATGCAACCATATCATTATGACTATCAAAAATACATTGACGAATATGGAGTGGATGCAGTCATGAAAATGAGCAAAATGAAGATGAGTCCAAAAACATACAAAGACTATGGCATAGATTAATGAATTAATCTAGGTCCGACTTTTTTTTATTAAATCACTTTACAAGATAAAATGCTATTTTTCATATTCTTATAATATACATAATGATTCAGATTAAATTTCATATTCAAAGTAACAATTTTACAAAGACAAAAAAAATTCAATTTTGTAAAAATAGTGAAAAAAATCTTGATACATTATACGGAATTGCCAAAGAAACTATTGAGAGAAAAGAGAAAAGTGATTTGGAACAACTAATGATGGTGTGTTGTTTTCACATGGTTAAAGAGATTAGAGAAAATACAATTGTTGGCGGCATTCAAGATAAATTGTTAGAAGAATGGTCTAAGCATCAAAGTACTGTTCAAATCCTCAAAGAGATCAGGAACATATCCATAGAGGCTAAAATAGATAATATTCCAAAAAAAAGTCTAGACTTTTCATTCAAACACAAAGATTTTGTGCCTAACCTAACAGAACTATCGGCTTTGAGGTAAGCTTAAGTAATTTTTGAGTAACATGACCCAAGTCTGAAGTAGATTTTCCCATCCCCTTTTTGCCCATAATTATCATATCTACTTTGAGATTGTCAGCAAGTTCTGCAATTTTTTTAGCAGGATCTCCCAATTTAACAATACGTTTGTAGTCATTGATCTGTTTTGGTACGACAACACTTCTAAGAATCAATTTGCCCTCTTCTTGAATCTGAGATACTAATTCTTCGTCGATATTTTCTTCATTTTCATCAGTCCACTCTATTACATGTAGCAAATAGATCCTCACTTTGGCAGCTCCCCTGAAAAGATAGCTTGCGTGGTAAAGTGCCTTCAATGATCGTGCAGAACCGTCTATTGGTACTAGAATTTTCATCACAGGAGAATAATCTCCGGGTGAAGGAGAATAGTCAGATTGCCTCATCACATCTGAATCCATTGTTGCTTTGTGAAAAATTTCACTGATGCTTTTTCTTGCCTCAATTAGCGGCAAAAAGATTATGATTCCTGCCGCTCCAAATGCCCAAACTAGTGCAAGCCAAATCCAAAGATGAAATGATTGCTCATCAAAAACAAATTTAGTCAGATAAAAAGACGCAGGCCAAACAATTACAAGAAAAACAGATATTGAAAATCCAGCTCTTTTACAGAATTTCAAAGAGCGTTGAAGGAGTTCTTCATCAGTATCATGCTTTAACATAGAGCGAATCTTATCATCTACAACAAGGATTTTTTGTTTCATTATATGAAAATCAAAGTTTTCAGATTTTATCATACTTCCAATGAGTGTGATTCCCAAGCTGATAGTAATTGAAACAACATTTCCAATTAGAAGAGGAATAAGATTTCCTGTTGAAGAAAGAGTGATTTCGCCAAACATTGAATTTGCAGACCAGAGCCATGATAAAACACCGCATACAAGTCCAATAATGGCAGCAGAGGTTGCAGCATATTTGTTGGTCTTTTTCCACAAAATTGCAAAGGAGATTGGAGCTACTGCAGAGCCTATCAGAACTCCCATCATAAGATAGACATACTGTAAACTAAATCCAGAATGGAACAGCAATGATGCTAACAATCCCATACCTATTCCAAACCCAAGAATTGTAAATCGGGAAATTCGTATCAATTCACGACCTGATGAGGAGGGTTTTAGATACGTACGAAATACATCATAGGTAACAAGAGATGAAACGCTGACTAGTTGTGATGATCCAGCAGCAGTTACTGCTGTAAAGATGATTGTGAGAAGAAGTATGGCACCAAAATCTCCCATCAGATTTGATGCAGCAGTTGGTGCAACCAGCCCCAATCCAATCTCGTTTTCTGTCAAAGTTACTCCAGTAGCTATTGCAGCCAGGCCAAGTGTAGTAGCAAGAGTAAACGGAATTGCAAACCAGGTCAAACCTCCCAAGATAAATCCTCCAGTTGCAGCCTTGGGTCTTGAAGCAATTGCTCTTTGCCAATAAGATTGATCAACAAAGACAGTTCCAAAGTTTCCTACAATGTTGATGATACCAAATATCAGAGCACCCACAGACGCTAGTGTCAAATATGTTCCAAATGCATTTCCTTCAACGGGATTTAGGATAGATGCTTGAGTTAATTTTTCATACATTCCAGAAATTCCACCAATTTCAGGAGTGGCAAAATAGATGACAGTAACAAAGACTAGCACTACAACAAAAATTAAAGTAGCATTAAGATATTCTGCAAAAAATGTTGCTTTTAGACCACCAAAAATTGTATAAAGAATTATTCCGATAGGAATTAGAAATGCAGCTAGTGTAGTATCTACTCCAGTAAGAGAATTGATTACTGCTGCTCCACCTAACACAAGCATAGCAGTTACAATGGTATTTGTCATCAGTGCAAAAAATAAGAAAACTTTGTGAGAATGTTTTCCAAATCTAACATAGATCATTTCAGGAAAAGTGTGAGTCATTGGTGCCTTTCTTTTTAGTTCAAGTGCAAGAATTGCAAACAAGATTACCTGAATGCTGGCACCTGCTGCATACCAAAAAGAACCACCTAATCCAAATGCATAGGTCACAGTAGATGATTGCAAAAGAGTTGCAGCCCATGTCCATGCAGAGACAATAGATGATGCAATTAGTCCAGTTTTGATGGTTCGTCCTGCAGTGTAAAACCATTCAGATGTCTTTCTAGTGCCAAGCCATTTTGTTTCAGCCTTTACCATTAGTGTGACGGATAATGCCATAATCAGCCCAACTCCGATTAATACGATATATCCTATGTTCTCAGATAGAACAACACCCACGTAAAAAAGATCTAAAAACAGGTATTAAAATAGAATTAGCATAGCAAGATGGATTCTAGCCTGGAACAAAAGAATAGGTAAATTTGTTAAATAGATGATTTGGAAATAATTATCATTGATAGACAAGGTTGATGAGCTAATAATTTCAGCACTTTCCCAAAATTCAAAACAAGAAGTATTTGAGATTTGGGATTTTTTAAAGGGATTTAATTATAATTTAACAGAGGAAGAAATTGAATCTAGAATATCAAAACTTGAGGAAGAAGGAATTATCAAAGGATATACAATAACTGTAGATGTAAAGAAAATTCCACATAGAGTCATTCGTGTAGATCTTGTTACATTTAGAACATCACAAGCACTTCCCAAAAGACTAGAAGGATTGAAAAAATATCTCAATGATGCGCCATTTGTTTTATTTTCAGGCAGAACACGTGGAGGATACGATTGGATTACAGTCAAATCATTCTTGTCAAATGAGATGGCAGATGAAGAAAACGATATTTATCGAAATTTGTTTGGAGACATTATTCAGACATATGAGGTCTATGATTTTGTTCCACAGACAGAAGCATCAATTTATGCACTTACATATACTGAAGATGAATACAAGAAGTTTCTCAAAGAATGGGCACCTCCATTTATTGGGTCATAAGAAAAATAGGACAAAACTATTGCAAATGTTTCTTTTTGAAGTGGATGGTTTCATCTATCATTGAATGAGTTTTCAATCTTAGACCCATCAAAAATTTAATCATCTCTACTCTTTGTTTTGGATTAATACCATGTGCATCTTCTATAAGGTCATCAATTCTTGAGAGTGTTATTTTTAGAGACAAATTAGTTTTCTTTATCAAATTAAGCGACTTTGAATTTTTGTTGGGTATTGGTTTGTATAGATCAGATTCAGATTTGATCTTCTTTTTCATTACCCTGATTTGTTTTACTGTTAGTTTGTTGTTGACTATTTCATCTACAAATTCACTTTTCAGTGAAGAATCAACACTAGTTAGTTCCAATGCCTGACTTACGCTCAAATTACTGCAAACTAGCTTTTCTCGAACATCTTCAGGGAGTTTTAAGAGCTGCATTCTATGAGATACGTACTCTTCGCTTTTTCCAATTTTTTGGCCAAGGTCACTTATTCCACCCCAGCCATATTCATTCACATATTTTTGATATGCTTCAGCTTCTTCTATAGGATCCATAGATTTTCTTTGAATATTCTCGGTTAGCTGAATTTCATATGCCTGTTTATCAGATAAATCTCTGATTTTACTTGGGATAAATCTCCAACGCATTGATTTACATGCTGTAAATCTTCGATGCCCTGCAACAATCTCAAACCCATGATCAAGGGGCCGGATAACAATAGGTTGCAATAGTCCATGTTCCTTTATGCTAGATTTTAGGTTTGTAAGTTCGGGGGAATTTAAGGGAAGTTTGTATCTAACTGGGAAATTAGATGGCCTAATCATTCGAATTTCAATAGGTTCTACTATAGAATTGTCAATTATTTCCATTCACAAACACTCCCATGCCATGTTATTGAAAGAGACATAGTATTTAGCCTTTAATAGAAATTTTATGTGAAAAATTGAATGGTTTTTGATTATTTTAAAATATTTGATGAAATTTGAAAATAATTTTGAAAAAATTATGTGTCGCTTCAAGTTAGGAGGGGATAATTTGATTTAATTTACAATTAGAACTGGTTTTTTTTGTTTTATGAAGAACATAATTTGAAACACTTGCACCGGATACAACAAATTTCCTGCTAGAACAGAATGACATCAAAGTAAAACAATTTTGGAACGATGCCTTTTTGATGAAATTTTTCCTCAGAAAATCCCCCAATTATTCAAAACAGTCTTGTGGGAGGATTGCGTGCCTTTTGGCCTTTCGTGAGATCTCATCTATAAACCCCTAGATCTCTCTTTTCTGATTAGCAATGAAAGGAATTTGCAATAATATGTTAAAAAGTAAACTATTGAGTTTGCATATTAGACTATACTAAACATCATAGACGCAATTTTGGAGAAAATATAATAGAAGTTTTCTATAAGGCTCAGTATGGAAACTAAAAACATTGGCTTGCGAGGAATCGAGGTTGCAGATACTAGAATATCAAACATTGATGGAGAAAAAGGCAAGCTGATTTATCGGGGATTTGACATACTAGATCTTACAAAAAACTCTACGTTTGAAGAAACAGCATATTTACTACTATACGATAACTTACCAACCAAGAGCCAACTGGATGAATTTAATGCAAAATTAATTGATGCCAGATACATTCCAAAACAAATGCAAAAAAACATGGGAAACTGGAGAAAAGATGCAGACCCCATGGATATGCTGCAGGCATTTGTATCTGCACTTGCAGGATACTATGACGAGGAGTTTTCAAACAAGGAGGCCAGTTATGAGAAAGCAATCAATCTCATTGCAAAAGTTCCAACCATCGTTGCAAGTTGGCAAAGAATTAGAAATGGATTGGAAATTGTGGATCCTGATTCATCACTTAGTCATGCTGCAAATTTTCTATACATGATGACAGGCGAAAAGCCAGATCCCGAAGTTGAAAAAATATTTGATGTGTGTTTAATTCTTCATGCCGACCATACTTTTAATGCATCAACATTTACTGCAAGGCAAGTAGCATCAACTAGGGCTCACATGTATTCAGCAGCTAGCGCTGCAATTGGAGCATTAAGTGGAGAATTGCACGGAGGAGCCAATACTGAAGTTATGAAGATGTTGCTAGAAATTGGAGAAGTGGGAAAAGTTGAATCATGTATTAAAGAAAAGATGAACAATAATGAAAGAATAATGGGAATGGGGCATGCAGTTTACAAAACATATGATCCAAGAGCCCAAGTTCTAAAAGAGCTATCTAGAAAATTAGCAGAAAAAACTAAAGATCCCTGGTTTGAGATTACAGAAAAGATCGAAATGGTAACGATTTCTGAGATGAAATCACAAAAAGGCAGAGACATTTATCCAAATGTGGATTTGTACAGTGCATCAATTTACTATATGTTGAAAATCCCAATGGATCTTAATACACCAATATTTGCAATTTCAAGGGTTGCAGGATGGGCAGCCCACATCATTGAGGAGAAATTTGCAGAAGCTGCACCAAAGCCTGCATTGTACAGACCAAAAGCAGTCTATGTTGGAAAATACTGTGGTCCTCAAGGCTGCGAATACAAAACACTTGACTTGAGAAAATAGTCCTAGTTTCTTGTGCTAAGCCACTCTTTTGCTTTAGAGTTTACATCATGTTTGTACAACACTTCAAAGACCATATCATAAAATGTAATTCCTTTTTTATGAGCCTGATCATCGAGCCATTTTATTCCATCAGCTAATTCGGGATCATATTCTGAGAATTCAACTAATTCATCGACCATCTTTGAGAAAAAGGCGTGAGATTCAAGCATATGTTCACCTTTAAATCTTTGATCATAAGTGACGGATTCAAAATATATAGACAAAAGAGTCACTTTATTTTTAAATACGTTTAACAATTTTAAAATTTCAAAAATTTATCCGTGAATACAAGCACAAGACACATTACACCAAAGTAATTTACTGACAAATCTCCCACTGAAATTGATCTTAAATCAAATTCATAATTATTATTCATGGACGAATCCATTCCTTTTGAGGTAAAATACAAGGGAAAGACTGCAATACTGACAGTATCAAAAGATGCCGTGGAATGCAAAATTGGCAATGCCATAGCATTCTCAATTAATACAAGATCAATTAGAATAGTAGACATTCCAAAAAGGCAGAATCTGTTGCTGAACTGGCAGCAAGAAGGAAAATCAATCAAGTCAATTTCCGTATTTTCAAAACATGTCAGCAAAATCAAAGATGCGATAGTTTTGGCCCACAATCAGGCAATTGTCTAATTTTTAACAAGTTTCCAAAATAATCAGATATAACTAAGGATTGGATATTTGAATTGATAACTATTGTCCCTCAAAAAAGACAGTGATGAAGAATTTACTACAAAGGTTTTCACAAATGATGATTATTCCTTAAAATTACTTGGTGAACTTTTGGGTAATCAGGTAAGTAGAAATATTATTAGATTATTGATTGAAAAAGAAATGTATGCCAACGAGATTGCAAACAATCTGGGCATTCAGTTCAATCTGATATCACACCATCTCAAAAAAATGGGGGATCTGGGCCTCTTGTCTGTGAACAAAAAGAGAATCGTCAAAAAAGGCACACTTCACAAACATTACAAAATGGTGCCAGGAATATTTGTTCTGCCAAATCATACAAAAGACAAAATGGAAGAAAAAGGATTTTTGAAGAAAATTTTCAAAGATTCGATAAAATTTACTGTAATTGGAATTGCAACATTAGTTTCCTGGGTTGTACAAATTTCTTATCTTAGTGAAGACAAATGGAGTGGAGCATATACTGATTCAGATACAACATTAACAGTTCCACTAATTATAGTAATTATTGGTTTATCTATAATCTATTTTAGAAAAAAAAGAAAGGGTGTTAGGAACACCTAGACTTTATCTCAGACACATCAAATGTTACATCATGTGGTGAATTTACAAAAGTTCCACTCATGAGATCTGTTCCAGTCACCGTTCCATCA
This genomic window from Nitrosopumilus ureiphilus contains:
- a CDS encoding sodium:solute symporter family transporter yields the protein MGVVLSENIGYIVLIGVGLIMALSVTLMVKAETKWLGTRKTSEWFYTAGRTIKTGLIASSIVSAWTWAATLLQSSTVTYAFGLGGSFWYAAGASIQVILFAILALELKRKAPMTHTFPEMIYVRFGKHSHKVFLFFALMTNTIVTAMLVLGGAAVINSLTGVDTTLAAFLIPIGIILYTIFGGLKATFFAEYLNATLIFVVVLVFVTVIYFATPEIGGISGMYEKLTQASILNPVEGNAFGTYLTLASVGALIFGIINIVGNFGTVFVDQSYWQRAIASRPKAATGGFILGGLTWFAIPFTLATTLGLAAIATGVTLTENEIGLGLVAPTAASNLMGDFGAILLLTIIFTAVTAAGSSQLVSVSSLVTYDVFRTYLKPSSSGRELIRISRFTILGFGIGMGLLASLLFHSGFSLQYVYLMMGVLIGSAVAPISFAILWKKTNKYAATSAAIIGLVCGVLSWLWSANSMFGEITLSSTGNLIPLLIGNVVSITISLGITLIGSMIKSENFDFHIMKQKILVVDDKIRSMLKHDTDEELLQRSLKFCKRAGFSISVFLVIVWPASFYLTKFVFDEQSFHLWIWLALVWAFGAAGIIIFLPLIEARKSISEIFHKATMDSDVMRQSDYSPSPGDYSPVMKILVPIDGSARSLKALYHASYLFRGAAKVRIYLLHVIEWTDENEENIDEELVSQIQEEGKLILRSVVVPKQINDYKRIVKLGDPAKKIAELADNLKVDMIIMGKKGMGKSTSDLGHVTQKLLKLTSKPIVLLG
- a CDS encoding histidine kinase — encoded protein: MIDKVDELIISALSQNSKQEVFEIWDFLKGFNYNLTEEEIESRISKLEEEGIIKGYTITVDVKKIPHRVIRVDLVTFRTSQALPKRLEGLKKYLNDAPFVLFSGRTRGGYDWITVKSFLSNEMADEENDIYRNLFGDIIQTYEVYDFVPQTEASIYALTYTEDEYKKFLKEWAPPFIGS
- a CDS encoding ParB/RepB/Spo0J family partition protein, giving the protein MEIIDNSIVEPIEIRMIRPSNFPVRYKLPLNSPELTNLKSSIKEHGLLQPIVIRPLDHGFEIVAGHRRFTACKSMRWRFIPSKIRDLSDKQAYEIQLTENIQRKSMDPIEEAEAYQKYVNEYGWGGISDLGQKIGKSEEYVSHRMQLLKLPEDVREKLVCSNLSVSQALELTSVDSSLKSEFVDEIVNNKLTVKQIRVMKKKIKSESDLYKPIPNKNSKSLNLIKKTNLSLKITLSRIDDLIEDAHGINPKQRVEMIKFLMGLRLKTHSMIDETIHFKKKHLQ
- a CDS encoding citrate synthase, with the protein product METKNIGLRGIEVADTRISNIDGEKGKLIYRGFDILDLTKNSTFEETAYLLLYDNLPTKSQLDEFNAKLIDARYIPKQMQKNMGNWRKDADPMDMLQAFVSALAGYYDEEFSNKEASYEKAINLIAKVPTIVASWQRIRNGLEIVDPDSSLSHAANFLYMMTGEKPDPEVEKIFDVCLILHADHTFNASTFTARQVASTRAHMYSAASAAIGALSGELHGGANTEVMKMLLEIGEVGKVESCIKEKMNNNERIMGMGHAVYKTYDPRAQVLKELSRKLAEKTKDPWFEITEKIEMVTISEMKSQKGRDIYPNVDLYSASIYYMLKIPMDLNTPIFAISRVAGWAAHIIEEKFAEAAPKPALYRPKAVYVGKYCGPQGCEYKTLDLRK
- a CDS encoding ArsR/SmtB family transcription factor, producing MSLKKDSDEEFTTKVFTNDDYSLKLLGELLGNQVSRNIIRLLIEKEMYANEIANNLGIQFNLISHHLKKMGDLGLLSVNKKRIVKKGTLHKHYKMVPGIFVLPNHTKDKMEEKGFLKKIFKDSIKFTVIGIATLVSWVVQISYLSEDKWSGAYTDSDTTLTVPLIIVIIGLSIIYFRKKRKGVRNT